ATCCGTAAAGAAGGAACCTCCCCATGAACATGAAAAAATGGATTGCAGCCGCCCTCGCCTGCTCCGCGCTGGCACTCTCCGCCTGCGGCGGCCAAAGCAAAGATGCTTCCTCGTCAGCCCCTAAAGCCGACAAAGTGTACCGCGTCGCCGCCAACGCCGAATTCGCCCCTTTCGAATCATTGGATTCCGCCGGCAACGTTGAAGGTTTCGACGTCGATTTGATGAACGCGATGGCAAAAGCCGGCGGATTCAAAGTCGAATTCAAACACCAGCCTTGGGACAGCCTCTTCCCCGCACTCAAAAACGGCGATACGGATATCGTCATTTCCGGCGTAACCATTACCGACGAGCGCAAGCAGTCCATGGATTTCACCGACCCTTATTTTGAAATCACCCAAGTCGTCCTCGTTCCCAAAGGTAAAAAAGTCGCCTCTTCAGACGACCTCAAAAACATGGCGAAAGTCGGTGTCGTTACCGGACAAACCGGCGACTTCTCCGTTTCCAAACTCTTGGGCAACGACAATCCTAAAATCGCCCGCTTCGAGAGCGTTCCTTTGGTCATCAAAGAGCTGGAAAACGGCGGCGTCGATGCCGTAGTCAGCGACAGCGCGGTCATCGCCAACTATGTGAAAAACAACCCGACCAAAAGCATGGACTTCATCACCCTGCCTGATTTCACGATTGAAAACTACGGCATAGCCGCACGCAAAGGCGACGAAGCGACCGTCAAAATGCTGAACGAAGCGCTGAAAAAAGTACGCGACAGCGGCGAATACGACAAAATCCACGCCAAATACTTTGCCAAAGAAGGCGATAAAGCGGCAGCCGCCAGCCAAGCAGCCAGCCAACCTGAAGCAGCCAAATAATCTGTTTCAACGTTCTTAAGCAATAAGAAAGGTCGTCTGAAAGCCTGTATCGCGGGTTTCAGACGACCTTTTGTTTAATGAGCCGGCCATTTTATCTCTAATGACGGCTATACTGTCCCTGCAATTTTCCGACTAACACCTAAGGACAATAGTTCCAAGAGATCCAAACGTTTTAACATTTGTGACAACATTGCAAGATTTTGCCCAAAACTCCAATACACTTGAAAGCAAATTTATGTCCAATCAGATAGAACAACAATCAGAATATGCCATCGCTGCCGTAGTATATGCTGATGAAGGCAATGCTGCGATAACTGCATTATGGCAGGCCGTGCGTCGGTTGCAACAAGACGGATGGCGCGTGGCCGGACTATTAAACCCGATAGACAACGAAGGTAAGCACAGCAATTCGGAGCTGGCTTCCGTCGCAGACAATCGGCGCTTTTCCATCTTCCAAAATCTCGGCAACCATTCCAGCGGCTGCAAACTAGACGCCGGCGCACTGGCGGCGGCGGGTTCGGTGATTCGCGAAGCCATAGTGGAAGGTACGGATTTGGTAGTCATTAACAAATTTGGCCATGCAGAAATCGATAACCGCGGTTTGTTGTCGGAATACCTGACCGCCATCAGCTCAGGCATTCCGGTTTTGACCACCTTGCACAGCAAATACCTGCCTGATTGGCGAAGCTTTTCAGGCGGAGTGAGTGGGGAACTGCCCGCAGATACCGATACCGTTCTTGACTGGATAAAGCGATCCGTCAAACGAAACTTACCTTAAAATATTAACCCGCCACACGGCAGGCTGCCTTATTCACACGCGTGTTTTCCATTTTATGGCTATGAAGTCTGCCGTTTTCACCGTCTTCCTTATTTTTGTAATCCGGCCACAACGTTTTTTTCATCCCCTACTCGATAATACTAAAGTAGTATATACTTTTAATCTTTAAGCTAGTCCTTTCCCCTTATTTTGCTGTTTCAGGCTACGCTTTCTATGCATATTTTTCTTGTATGCGCTCCTATAAACT
Above is a window of Neisseria mucosa DNA encoding:
- a CDS encoding basic amino acid ABC transporter substrate-binding protein translates to MNMKKWIAAALACSALALSACGGQSKDASSSAPKADKVYRVAANAEFAPFESLDSAGNVEGFDVDLMNAMAKAGGFKVEFKHQPWDSLFPALKNGDTDIVISGVTITDERKQSMDFTDPYFEITQVVLVPKGKKVASSDDLKNMAKVGVVTGQTGDFSVSKLLGNDNPKIARFESVPLVIKELENGGVDAVVSDSAVIANYVKNNPTKSMDFITLPDFTIENYGIAARKGDEATVKMLNEALKKVRDSGEYDKIHAKYFAKEGDKAAAASQAASQPEAAK
- a CDS encoding molybdenum ABC transporter ATP-binding protein, whose amino-acid sequence is MSNQIEQQSEYAIAAVVYADEGNAAITALWQAVRRLQQDGWRVAGLLNPIDNEGKHSNSELASVADNRRFSIFQNLGNHSSGCKLDAGALAAAGSVIREAIVEGTDLVVINKFGHAEIDNRGLLSEYLTAISSGIPVLTTLHSKYLPDWRSFSGGVSGELPADTDTVLDWIKRSVKRNLP